From Podospora bellae-mahoneyi strain CBS 112042 chromosome 3, whole genome shotgun sequence, the proteins below share one genomic window:
- a CDS encoding hypothetical protein (COG:P; EggNog:ENOG503NU9A) — protein sequence MPTLAITNFNIVLSVLGGWISLFGLVSYLMKENFYLSEALISLLAGVAFSPAAANLIKPLEYTLGSEEDLNIVTLSFTRLVLGIQLVLAGVQLPSRYLKKQWRPLLWFLGPIMTAMWLSTALLIWGLVPGIRFLEALVVGSCVTPTDPVLSNVIVKGKFADHNVPKELQDVIIAESGANDGLGYPFLFLGLYLLEVGWGGGDGGVRGAMGQWFGETWGYTILLSVVYGAVVGWGANKLLHWAEERKFVDRESFLVFAISLALFIVGTCGMIGSDDVLACFIAGNAFTWDDWFRLETLDDSLQPTIDMLLNVSVFMWLGAVCPWHEFLVNDRVAPLHRLVILGILVLLFRRLPWVFAIHKFIPQIEEVRQAIFVGFFGPVGVSAIFYLYITLEFLKTMEPSEEVEHLGHVVKVVVWFLAICSIVVHGLSLPLGKLGFYLPRTLSRGISVTSDGGEFLPPIRNRVSTLVARRPRRNSGEELPATEPPSSDARRSISRIGGSVIPSQPVGGELDVKTIPAGSGGLAMGTDGSSSAVEIDLKSPSLPGRTIRFPDESPAIAGPISAPGPAGTHNADST from the exons ATGCCGACCTTGGCGATTACAAACTTCAACATTGTGTTGAGcgtgttgggggggtggatcAGTTTGTTTGGACTGGTGTCGTATTTGATGAAGGAGAATTTTTATTTGAGTGAGGCTT TGATTTCGTTGCTTGCGGGAGTGGCCTTTTctccggcggcggcgaattTAATCAAACCGCTCGAGTATACTTTGGGATCGGAAGAAGACCTCAACATTGTCACGCTCTCGTTCACCCGTCTTGTTCTTGGGATTCAGCTTGTTTTGGCGGGTGTTCAGTTACCGTCACGATATCTCAAGAAACAATGGCGGCCGCTGCTGTGGTTTCTGGGCCCGATCATGACGGCTATGTGGCTGTCTACTGCTCTTTTGATCTGGGGTCTGGTGCCTGGGATTAGGTTTCTGgaggcgctggtggtgggcagCTGTGTCACGCCCACGGACCCGGTGTTGAGCAATGTGATTGTGAAGGGCAAGTTTGCGGATCATAACGTGCCGAAGGAGCTGCAGGATGTGATTATTGCCGAGAGTGGTGCgaatgatgggttggggtatCCGTTTTTGTTTTTAGGGCTGTATTTACTtgaggtgggatggggtggaggggatgggggggtgaggggggcgATGGGGCAGTGGTTTGGGGAGACTTGGGGGTATACTATACTGTTGAGTGTG GTGTACGGTGCTgttgtgggttggggagcGAACAAGCTGTTGCATTGGGctgaggagaggaagtttGTGGATAGGGAGAgctttttggtttttgcTATCAGTTTGGCG TTATTCATCGTGGGAACGTGTGGGATGATTGGGAGCGATGACGTCCTTGCTTGTTTCATTGCAGGCAATGCGTTCACCTGGGATGACTGGTTTCGATTGGAGACGCTGGACGATTCGTTACAGCCAACCATTGACATGCTGCTGAATGTGTCGGTGTTCATGTGGTTGGGGGCGGTTTGCCCGTGGCATGAGTTTTTGGTGAATGATAGGGTGGCACCGCTGCATCGGCTGGTTATTTTGGGAAttctggtgctgctgttcaGGAGGTTGCCATGGGTGTTTGCGATCCACAAGTTTATCCCCCAGATCGAGGAAGTCCGCCAGGCGATATTCGTGGGTTTCTTTGGCCCGGTAGGGGTTTCGGCGATCTTCTATCTCTATATCACATTGGAGTTCTTGAAGACGATGGAGCCaagcgaggaggttgagcatTTGGGGCACGTGGTCAAAGTTGTGGTATGGTTCCTGGCCATTTGCAGTATT GTTGTGCATGGCCTGAGTCTCCCACTTGGAAAGCTAGGATTTTACCTTCCCAGGACCCTCTCAAGAGGAATCTCTGTGACATCTGATGGGGGGGAATTCCTTCCACCAATTCGAAACAGAGTGAGCACACTGGTCGCCCGACGACCAAGGAGAAACTCAGGAGAGGAACTGCCTGCCACGGAGCCTCCTTCGTCAGACGCAAGGCGTTCCATTTCCAGAATCGGCGGCAGTGTTATCCCCAGTCAGCCAGTAGGTGGGGAACTAGATGTCAAAACCATACCCGCTGGCTCGGGCGGGCTCGCCATGGGCACTGACGGATCTAGCAGCGCCGTCGAAATAGACCTCAAATCACCAAGTCTCCCAGGACGGACAATACGGTTTCCGGATGAGTCTCCAGCGATCGCAGGACCGATCTCAGCACCGGGACCGGCCGGGACGCACAATGCTGACAGTACCTGA
- a CDS encoding hypothetical protein (COG:A; EggNog:ENOG503NWHT), with product MDEEENSIHRILDAQEPIVKELVRGEVEHGVLIPLKTTLELRDDYVTAKVLITRVPLKTANPAIMMLRELLSEEVVKCFPHLRRCAKPCDLPAHIKAKFMNESPDTRQIHTGKSNWIYIIAGPESMLNKEEVRQELTKLDGMEGEEVFISSIPVPMVAPASQVQAAMWSQQFWPAVYRKNNPLGPHPSMIARSTDEISDDAAIWMSLAHQVAHQSEAKGYGEAMGACVIQREEDKTTIVALAGDARWCQRGKCGDGGNPMAHCVMRAISMVAQKLVRCENRQTRTNPEPILEYECFQDKPLFEDERKVFELEHPSPDGYLCHGLEMYLTHEPCVMCSMAILHSRMGKVVFRHRMPLTGGLSAEDRGCGHPSLGGADGGRGLGLFWRRELNWSLIAWEWESGGCMRPLEVDKAIHA from the exons atggacgaggaagagaatTCTATCCATCGCATCCTTGACGCCCAGGAGCCTATTGTGAAGGAGCTTGTGCGTGGGGAAGTCGAACATGGGGTCCTCATCCCACTAAAGACGACACTGGAGCTGCGAGATGATTACGTGACGGCCAAAGTTCTGATCACTCGCGTGCCTCTGAAGACAGCCAACCCCGCAATCAT GATGTTGCGAGAGCTACTATCTGAAGAGGTGGTTAAGTGCTtccctcatcttcgtcgATGCGCCAAGCCTTGCGATTTGCCTGCCCACATCAAAGCGAAGTTCATGAACGAGTCCCCAGATACCCGACAAATTCATACCGGAAAATCGAACTGGATATACATCATTGCAGGGCCCGAATCCATGCTGaacaaggaggaggtcagaCAGGAACTGACCAAGCTCGACGGcatggagggcgaggaggtgttCATCAGCAGCATCCCCGTCCCTATGGTTGCACCTGCTTCCCAGGTTCAGGCGGCTATGTGGTCACAGCAATTCTGGCCTGCCGTATACCGCAAGAACAATCCTCTTGGACCGCATCCTTCGATGATCGCCCGCAGCACGGACGAGATCAGTGACGATGCGGCCATTTGGATGAGCCTCGCACACCAAGTCGCCCACCAGTCCGAGGCCAAAGGCTATGGAGAGGCCATGGGCGCTTGCGTTATCCAACGAGAGGAAGACAAGACGACCATTGTCGCCTTGGCTGGTGACGCTCGTTGGTGCCAGCGAGGCAAATGCGGAGATGGAGGCAACCCCATGGCACACTGTGTCATGCGTGCCATCTCCATGGTTGCCCAAAAGCTGGTTCGATGCGAAAATAGACAAACTCGGACCAATCCGGAGCCCATTTTAGAGTACGAGTGCTTCCAGGACAAGCCCTTGTTCGAGGATGAAAGAAAGGTCTTTGAGCTGGAACATCCCAGCCCAGACGGCTACTTGTGCCACGGTCTCGAGATGTACCTGACACACGAGCCCTGCGTCATGTGTTCCATGGCGATACTTCACTCTCGCATGGGCAAGGTTGTCTTTCGTCATCGTATGCCGTTGACGGGCGGGCTCAGCGCGGAGGATAGGGGTTGTGGTCATCCCTCACTTGGGGGAGCCGATGGCGGTCGTGGTCTTGGCCTGTTTTGGCGCCGGGAGTTGAACTGGAGCTTGATTGCCTGGGAGTGGGAGTCAGGCGGCTGCATGAGGCCTCTAGAGGTGGACAAAGCCATCCATGCCTAG
- the PFK26 gene encoding 6-phosphofructo-2-kinase (COG:G; EggNog:ENOG503NVD4), with protein MLQTRHPDSTFDLKVSSRRPSSMPPHSLWSPLPSSSSSFTGLSRKRKREEDSFPVSQPSSLRKLAMSHMIGSSATAPSSPSIRANGQRTIPGAHQFHDGLLPPAAASWSSALKDLNDFELSSSHPTRPGFQQHYDSPYSRSIPSTAPGSPRIPPLRQNSGSHTPRVRPHATTLNIPGMTRSKASPDGRIPDRDVAAKLVIIMVGLPARGKSYITKKIQRYLSWQQHNTKIFNVGNRRRLAAGVANSGSGSPTSATNRGVDVPTQAATILLNGTKGPDIMVEDEPTKLDLNGEPKSARTKIDQSAKFFDPNNEIAAKLREQVALDTLDELLAYLLHGGGAVGILDATNSTIKRRKLLVDHIKAREPKLGILFIESICHDQNLLEANMRLKLSGPDYKDKDPVKSLADFKERVKAYESAYEPLGKWEEDMHLQYIQMIDVGRKLVHHRLKGFLSGGIASYLTTFNLSPRQIWITRHGQSQDNQLQKLGGNSELTERGHCYGLALYNFMTYKRKEWLIEQKNKIAQSTFPPLPGDNTPPYPELNQELEDKNFCVWTSMLQRSVQTAEYFDADEDYDVKAWEMLNELNAGSFEGMTYEEIAQRYPEEYRKRSQDKLQYIYPGVGGEGYLQVISRLRDMVREIERITDHLLIIGHRSVCRVLMAYFMDLTRDDIADLDVPLGILYAIEPKPYGIEFHAYKYNEEQGWFDELPNYKPRKTVDRNS; from the exons ATGCTGCAGACGCGCCATCCGGACTCGACTTTTGATCTCAAAGTCTCCAGTCGTCGTCCTTCTTCCATGCCACCGCATTCACTTTGGTCACCactaccatcatcatcatcatcattcactGGTCTCTCACGCAAAAGAAAACGCGAAGAAG ACTCGTTTCCAGTTTCGCAGCCCTCGTCGCTGCGAAAACTGGCGATGAGCCATATGATCGGATCGTCGGCCActgcaccatcatcaccctcgaTCCGCGCCAACGGACAGCGAACCATTCCAGGCGCTCATCAGTTTCACGATGGCTTGCTGCCGCCAGCTGCTGCGTCGTGGTCCAGCGCACTAAAGGACCTCAACGACTTTGAGCTCTCGTCGTCACACCCAACACGCCCTGGCTTCCAGCAGCACTATGACTCCCCCTACTCACGCAGCATCCCGTCCACTGCCCCCGGTTCTCCTCGAAT TCCACCCCTTCGACAGAACTCCGGCAGCCACACACCAAGAGTCCGGCCACATGCCACCACGCTGAATATCCCGGGCATGACCAGGTCCAAGGCGTCCCCCGATGGCAGAATTCCCGACCGCGATGTTGCTGCGAAGCTCGTCATCATTATGGTCGGTCTGCCTGCTCGAGGCAAGTCGTACATCACCAAGAAGATCCAGCGCTACCTGTCGTGGCAACAACACAATACCAAGATTTTCAATGTTGGAAATCGTAGGCGCCTTGCGGCAGGGGTGGCCAACTCCGGTAGTGGATCCCCGACCTCGGCCACTAACAGAGGAGTCGATGTGCCCACCCAGGCTGCTACCATCCTTCTGAATGGCACGAAAGGTCCTGACATTATGGTAGAGGATGAGCCGACCAAGCTGGATCTTAATGGGGAGCCCAAGTCGGCTCGCACCAAGATTGACCAGTCGGCCAAGTTTTTCGATCCAAATAACGAGATTGCAGCCAAGCTGCGTGAACAAGTCGCTCTCGACACCTTGGATGAGCTCTTGGCCTACCTTCTCCACGGAGGCGGTGCTGTCGGCATTCTCGATGCCACAAACAGCACGATCAAGCGGCGGAAGCTCTTGGTCGACCATATCAAAGCTCGGGAGCCAAAGCTCGGCATTCTCTTCATCGAAAGCATCTGCCACGACCAAAATCTCCTCGAGGCCAACATGCGCCTGAAGCTTTCCGGGCCAGACTACAAAGACAAGGATCCTGTCAAGTCTTTAGCTGATTTCAAGGAAAGAGTCAAAGCCTATGAAAGTGCTTACGAGCCGCTGGGCAAGTGGGAGGAAGACATGCATCTTCAGTACATCCAG ATGATTGATGTTGGGAGAAAACTCGTGCACCACCGACTCAAGGGATTCCTTAGCGGCGGGATCGCTTCTTACTTGACGACATTCAACCTTTCTCCCAGACAAATCTGGATCACCCGCCACGGCCAGAGTCAGGATAACCAACTGCAAAAGCTAGGCGGCAATTCTGAACTGACCGAGAGGGGTCACTGCTATGGCCTTGCACTCTATAACTTCATGACGTACAAGCGCAAAGAGTGGCTGATTGAACAGAAGAACAAGATCGCACAGTCGACCTTCCCACCGCTGCCAGGCGACAACACGCCACCATATCCCGAGCTCAACCAAGAGCTCGAGGACAAGAACTTTTGCGTCTGGACTTCGATGCTGCAACGCAGCGTGCAGACGGCCGAGTACTTCGACGCAGACGAAGATTACGATGTGAAGGCTTGGGAGATGCTCAACGAGCTCAACGCTGGCTCCTTTGAGGGGATGACTTACGAAGAGATTGCGCAAAGATACCCCGAGGAGTACCGGAAACGGTCCCAGGACAAGCTCCAGTACATCTATCCTGGAgtgggaggcgagggttATCTCCAGGTTATCAGCCGTCTCCGGGATATGGTTCGGGAGATTGAGCGCATTACCGATCACCTGCTCATCATCGGACACCGATCAGTTTGCAGGGTGCTGATGGCGTACTTTATGGATCTCACTAGGGACGATATTGCCGACCTCGATGTTCCGCTGGGGATTCTCTACGCTATTGAACCCAAGCCGTACGGCATCGAGTTCCACGCCTACAAGTACAACGAGGAGCAGGGCTGGTTCGATGAGCTTCCCAACTACAAGCCTCGGAAGACGGTGGACAGGAACTCGTGA
- a CDS encoding hypothetical protein (EggNog:ENOG503P26W; COG:S), producing the protein MNYGNSNNNNNNGDNNEMDPNLHATYPLLALNTTTETPEFDYSAFYTQQPHHSHEDIDYLAEESSASASTSGNLVSSASDATLQNLNPLPPPSLLTVPALTSTNTALALHNAHSPGSYGQPYPQNQLQLPSFDPSAVSGTGYNDGSSGGGSPAPSPGHGGGGSGGGGSGSNSGSQTTAGKQRLERRGHTKSRRGCFNCKRRRIKCQETRPSCGHCLKTGLTCEYPSLPTITHQPTNTLPLFSLLDLRLYHHFLSTCYPHHPIGSEPLWLHTVPHLSQSHPYLMHAILGYSASHLLQSDPSLTLTPAMTHRLKAIKSIKKALSSLPSSSSSPDLASEGNALMATCFTLTYQSTLLDDGMPEYMTFIRGIVIISISMLARQTRLMFDNLIQPEHNKSVLEAHMRSLPLVRREWVDAAGGSLRKLEEVVPRQGVQRRYWELLVEMVEGLKRGGWEGYEAMTRHYTWWMMLPQEEFRVLVDVPGDQVSVLLGAHWVGIKMIMATVTEGEMMGSAEREKRVVVTEGGEVKEEEGWKEGKDPRERVEMEGEKKEGIGRWLRWLNRETKGGWRGYGGWCRWVEERLREDLGYFGKSV; encoded by the exons ATGAACTACGGCAAtagcaacaacaataacaacaacgGCGACAACAACGAAATGGACCCCAACCTCCATGCTACCTACCCCCTCTTGGCTTTAAATACCACAACCGAGACCCCCGAGTTTGACTACTCGGCCTTTTACACCCAACAGCCCCATCATTCTCACGAGGATATCGACTATCTTGCTGAGGAGAGCTCAGCATCTGCATCCACCTCTGGCAATCTTGTTTCCTCAGCATCAGATGCCACCCTCCagaacctcaaccccctccctcccccgtccctGTTGACGGTCCCAGCCCTGACAAGCACCAACACCGCTCTCGCTCTTCACAACGCCCACAGTCCAGGGAGCTATGGACAACCCtacccccaaaaccaactccaactccccaGCTTTGACCCCTCTGCCGTGTCAGGAACAGGTTATAACGACGGTAGcagcggcggtggcagccccgccccttctcccggccacggcggcggcggtagcggagggggaggaagcggGAGCAACAGCGGCAGCCAAACCACGGCGGGAAAACAGCGGTTAGAAAGAAGGGGCCACACAAAAAGCCGAAGGGGTTGTTTCAACTGCAAACGTCGACGCATAAAG TGTCAAGAAACCCGCCCCTCCTGCGGCCACTGCCTCAAAACCGGCCTCACCTGCGAGTACCCCTCCTTGCCAACCATAACccaccagccaaccaacaccctccctctattctccctcctcgacctccgcCTCTACCACCACTTCCTTTCCACCTGctacccccaccaccccatcgGTTCAGAGCCTTTGTGGCTGCACACAGTCCCTCACCtatcccaatcccacccctACCTCATGCACGCCATACTGGGGTATTCggcctcccacctcctccagtctgacccctccctcaccctgACGCCGGCGATGACCCACCGTCTCAAAGCCATCAAATCCATCAAGAAGGCTCTCTCCTCCCTaccgtcttcctcctcctccccggatTTGGCATCGGAAGGCAACGCCCTCATGGCCACCTGCTTCACGCTAACCTACCAGTCCACCCTTTTGGACGACGGAATGCCAGAGTACATGACCTTCATCCGgggcatcgtcatcatctccatctccatgcTCGCGCGGCAGACAAGACTGATGtttgacaacctcatccaGCCGGAGCATAACAAGTCGGTCTTGGAAGCGCACATGAGGAGCCTGCCGCTGGTGAGAAGGGAGTGGGTTGATGCTGCGGGGGGGAGTCTCCGGAAACTGGAAGAGGTCGTGCCGAGGCAGGGGGTTCAGAGGAGGTACTGGGAGCTGCTCGTTGAGATGGTGGAAGGACTGAAAAGGGGCGGATGGGAGGGGTACGAGGCTATGACGAGGCATTACACTTGGTGGATGATGCTTCCGCAGGAAGAGTTCAGGGTGCTTGTGGATGTGCCCGGGGACCAGGTTAGTGTTCTGCTTGGGGCGCATTGGGTGGGAATAAAAATGATTATGGCGACGGTGACGGAGggtgagatgatggggagtgccgagagagaaaagagggtTGTGGTTAccgaggggggggaggtgaaggaggaggaggggtggaaggaggggaaggatccgagggagagggtggagatggagggggagaagaaggaggggatcgGGAGGTGGTTAAGGTGGTTGAATAGGGAGAcgaaaggggggtggagagggtacggggggtggtgtaggtgggtggaggagaggttgagggaggacTTGGGGTATTTTGGAAAGTCGGTTTGA